The proteins below are encoded in one region of Oncorhynchus gorbuscha isolate QuinsamMale2020 ecotype Even-year linkage group LG01, OgorEven_v1.0, whole genome shotgun sequence:
- the gpr155a gene encoding integral membrane protein GPR155 isoform X2: MKVPANLNISYGDMDPPDTPPTMSIDKLFPALLECFGIILCGYIAGRANIITSTQAKGLGNFVSKFALPALLFKNMVLLDFGNVIWPFLWSILIAKVSVFFIVCVITLLVASPDTRFSKAGLFSIFATQSNDFALGYPIVEALYKNTHPEYLQYIYLVAPVSLMLLNPIGFAFCEIQKWRDQRDQQQNKLQIVGVVILQVLKNPIVFMVVIGIIFHFILAQKIPAFMEQFVDGLANSFGGAALFYLGLSMVGQLGKLTRSTVVALILLITAKLLVMPLICREMVELLYADHTNSGLNQSSLSNYAFLYGVFPTAPSVAIYAAHYNMELQVVTSGMVLSTFLSAPIMYVSAWLLTIPWMDPKPLMDSLQNVSFNVSIISLVTLVWTVTVMFLSKKFKRLPHMFTLNLFLAQILACVGMILWNFVVRQDSFIGHVLTFTLLYGSLYSTYVWPGLIAFSLVLMKRGGELKVAPGFLVIAGWGVPGLVAAVLLITGKRMPDTIDSAFFYGTPQNICTSVVLAFSIVLSGGSLMGLSRGTWDSKYQVLERDSLLGTTEDLRPQSCPDTQTIPDMLEPGRARSINQECHMCDCAPSQPMPDMIVSTNKNDALLIEPGQCGTGCESTGCLLAQEEQQRQLADRQVARHVLLCLLLTVSLLANLSSCLWWLFNRVPGRLYLELQFFCAVVNYGQGFISFGIFGLDKHLIILPFKKRMSSLWHSMKPEEQPQLVVSDDIMMTCTQFTKYHKEQCVRDIVQKKSCGECLTGLLVNLSSDTQVWGEDGGGHFSWQ; the protein is encoded by the exons atgaAGGTCCCTGCCAACCTCAATATTTCCTATGGGGACATGGATCCCCCTGACACCCCTCCCACCATGTCCATTGACAAGCTCTTCCCAGCACTCCTGGAGTGCTTTGGGATCATCTTGTGTGGCTACATTGCTGGTCGAGCAAACATCATCACATCCACACAGGCCAAAGGATTGGGGAACTTTGTGTCCAAGTTTGCCCTCCCAGCATTGCTCTTTAAGAACATGGTACTGTtggactttggcaatgtcatctGGCCATTTCTGTGGAGTATTCTCATCGCCaaagtgtctgtgtttttcattgtgtgtgtgattACACTACTGGTTGCCAGTCCCGACACTCGCTTCAGCAAAGCTGGTCTCTTCTCAATCTTTGCTACTCAAAGCAATGACTTTGCTTTGGGATATCCTATTG tTGAGGCCTTGTATAAGAACACCCACCCGGAGTacctacagtacatctacctggtGGCCCCAGTGTCTCTCATGCTTCTCAACCCAATTGGCTTTGCCTTCTGTGAGATCCAGAAGTGGAgggaccagagagaccagcagcAGAACAAACTCCAAATAGTGGGTGTGGTCATCCTTCAAGTTCTGAAGAACCCCATCGTCTTCATGGTTGTTATTGGCATCATCTTCCACTTCATCCTGGCCCAGAAGATCCCTGCTTTCATGGAGCAGTTTGTGGACGGCCTGGCCAACTCTTTTGGAGGAGCGGCTCTGTTCTACTTGGGCCTCTCCATGGTGGGCCAGTTGGGAAAGCTCACCAGGTCTACTGTTGTAGCCCTGATCCTGCTCATCACTGCAAAACT GTTGGTGATGCCGTTGATCTGTCGAGAAATGGTGGAGCTACTGTATGCCGACCACACCAACTCTGGTCTCAACCAATCCAGTCTCTCCAACTATGCCTTCCTCTATGGAGTCTTCCCTACTGCCCCCAGTGTGGCCATCTATGCTGCTCACTATAACATGGAGCTACAAGTT GTTACCTCGGGGATGGTACTAAGCACATTCCTCTCAGCTCCCATAATGTATGTTTCTGCTTGGTTGCTGACAATACCATGGATGGACCCCAAACCATTGATGGATTCACTGCAGAATGTCAGCTTTAATGTCAGCATCATCAGCTTAGTTACACTG GTTTGGACAGTGACTGTCATGTTCCTGAGTAAGAAATTCAAGAGACTACCTCACATGTTCACCCTCAACCTGTTCCTGGCACAG ATTCTAGCTTGTGTCGGCATGATCCTGTGGAACTTTGTCGTGCGCCAAGACAGCTTCATTGGACACGTGTTGACGTTCACACTGTTGTACGGCTCACTGTACAGTACTTACGTGTGGCCAG GTCTGATAGCGTTTTCCCTTGTGCTGATGAAGAGGGGTGGTGAGCTGAAGGTTGCGCCAGGCTTCCTGGTGATTGCAGGCTGGGG AGTCCCAGGCCTTGTGGCAGCAGTGCTCCTTATAACTGGGAAGAGGATGCCTGACACCATCGACTCTGCGTTCTTCTACGGGACACCCCAG AACATCTGCACCTCAGTTGTGCTTGCCTTCAGCATAGTGCTGAGTGGGGGCTCATTGATGGGCCTCAGTCGAGGCACATGGGATTCGAAGTACCAGGTCCTGGAGAGAGACTCTCTGTTGGGCACTACTGAGGATCTGAGGCCCCAGAGTTGCCCTGATACCCAAACTATCCCAGATATGTTGGAGCCAGGCAGAGCCAGAAGCATCAACCAAG agtgCCATATGTGTGACTGTGCTCCGTCCCAGCCCATGCCTGATATGATTGTCAGCACAAACAAAAATGACGCGCTTCTCATCGAGCCAG GTCAGTGTGGGACTGGCTGTGAGTCCACAGGCTGTCTACTGGCCCAGGAGGAGCAGCAGAGGcagctagcagacagacaggtggccCGCCACGTGCTCCTATGCCTACTACTGACCGTCAGCCTATTAGCT AACCTGTCCAGCTGCCTGTGGTGGCTGTTTAATCGAGTTCCTGGGAGACTCTACTTAGAGCTGCAGTTCTTCTGTGCTGTGGTCAACTATGGACAG GGCTTCATCTCATTTGGGATTTTTGGTCTGGACAAACATCTGATAATACTGCCATTTAAAAAGAG GATGTCCAGTCTGTGGCATAGTATGAAACCAGAGGAGCAGCCTCAACTGGTTGTGTCTGACGACATCATGATGACCTGCACTCAATTCACCAAATACCACAAAGAGCAGTGTGTCCGGGACATTGTCCAGAAGAAGAG CTGTGGGGAGTGCCTAACTGGCctgttggt
- the gpr155a gene encoding integral membrane protein GPR155 isoform X1: MKVPANLNISYGDMDPPDTPPTMSIDKLFPALLECFGIILCGYIAGRANIITSTQAKGLGNFVSKFALPALLFKNMVLLDFGNVIWPFLWSILIAKVSVFFIVCVITLLVASPDTRFSKAGLFSIFATQSNDFALGYPIVEALYKNTHPEYLQYIYLVAPVSLMLLNPIGFAFCEIQKWRDQRDQQQNKLQIVGVVILQVLKNPIVFMVVIGIIFHFILAQKIPAFMEQFVDGLANSFGGAALFYLGLSMVGQLGKLTRSTVVALILLITAKLLVMPLICREMVELLYADHTNSGLNQSSLSNYAFLYGVFPTAPSVAIYAAHYNMELQVVTSGMVLSTFLSAPIMYVSAWLLTIPWMDPKPLMDSLQNVSFNVSIISLVTLVWTVTVMFLSKKFKRLPHMFTLNLFLAQILACVGMILWNFVVRQDSFIGHVLTFTLLYGSLYSTYVWPGLIAFSLVLMKRGGELKVAPGFLVIAGWGVPGLVAAVLLITGKRMPDTIDSAFFYGTPQNICTSVVLAFSIVLSGGSLMGLSRGTWDSKYQVLERDSLLGTTEDLRPQSCPDTQTIPDMLEPGRARSINQECHMCDCAPSQPMPDMIVSTNKNDALLIEPGQCGTGCESTGCLLAQEEQQRQLADRQVARHVLLCLLLTVSLLANLSSCLWWLFNRVPGRLYLELQFFCAVVNYGQGFISFGIFGLDKHLIILPFKKRMSSLWHSMKPEEQPQLVVSDDIMMTCTQFTKYHKEQCVRDIVQKKRCGERMVADTFLGSELVEWLLQVGLSQDRGEALLYGGRLQQGGVLQHITQEYGFQDDELHYRFTA; this comes from the exons atgaAGGTCCCTGCCAACCTCAATATTTCCTATGGGGACATGGATCCCCCTGACACCCCTCCCACCATGTCCATTGACAAGCTCTTCCCAGCACTCCTGGAGTGCTTTGGGATCATCTTGTGTGGCTACATTGCTGGTCGAGCAAACATCATCACATCCACACAGGCCAAAGGATTGGGGAACTTTGTGTCCAAGTTTGCCCTCCCAGCATTGCTCTTTAAGAACATGGTACTGTtggactttggcaatgtcatctGGCCATTTCTGTGGAGTATTCTCATCGCCaaagtgtctgtgtttttcattgtgtgtgtgattACACTACTGGTTGCCAGTCCCGACACTCGCTTCAGCAAAGCTGGTCTCTTCTCAATCTTTGCTACTCAAAGCAATGACTTTGCTTTGGGATATCCTATTG tTGAGGCCTTGTATAAGAACACCCACCCGGAGTacctacagtacatctacctggtGGCCCCAGTGTCTCTCATGCTTCTCAACCCAATTGGCTTTGCCTTCTGTGAGATCCAGAAGTGGAgggaccagagagaccagcagcAGAACAAACTCCAAATAGTGGGTGTGGTCATCCTTCAAGTTCTGAAGAACCCCATCGTCTTCATGGTTGTTATTGGCATCATCTTCCACTTCATCCTGGCCCAGAAGATCCCTGCTTTCATGGAGCAGTTTGTGGACGGCCTGGCCAACTCTTTTGGAGGAGCGGCTCTGTTCTACTTGGGCCTCTCCATGGTGGGCCAGTTGGGAAAGCTCACCAGGTCTACTGTTGTAGCCCTGATCCTGCTCATCACTGCAAAACT GTTGGTGATGCCGTTGATCTGTCGAGAAATGGTGGAGCTACTGTATGCCGACCACACCAACTCTGGTCTCAACCAATCCAGTCTCTCCAACTATGCCTTCCTCTATGGAGTCTTCCCTACTGCCCCCAGTGTGGCCATCTATGCTGCTCACTATAACATGGAGCTACAAGTT GTTACCTCGGGGATGGTACTAAGCACATTCCTCTCAGCTCCCATAATGTATGTTTCTGCTTGGTTGCTGACAATACCATGGATGGACCCCAAACCATTGATGGATTCACTGCAGAATGTCAGCTTTAATGTCAGCATCATCAGCTTAGTTACACTG GTTTGGACAGTGACTGTCATGTTCCTGAGTAAGAAATTCAAGAGACTACCTCACATGTTCACCCTCAACCTGTTCCTGGCACAG ATTCTAGCTTGTGTCGGCATGATCCTGTGGAACTTTGTCGTGCGCCAAGACAGCTTCATTGGACACGTGTTGACGTTCACACTGTTGTACGGCTCACTGTACAGTACTTACGTGTGGCCAG GTCTGATAGCGTTTTCCCTTGTGCTGATGAAGAGGGGTGGTGAGCTGAAGGTTGCGCCAGGCTTCCTGGTGATTGCAGGCTGGGG AGTCCCAGGCCTTGTGGCAGCAGTGCTCCTTATAACTGGGAAGAGGATGCCTGACACCATCGACTCTGCGTTCTTCTACGGGACACCCCAG AACATCTGCACCTCAGTTGTGCTTGCCTTCAGCATAGTGCTGAGTGGGGGCTCATTGATGGGCCTCAGTCGAGGCACATGGGATTCGAAGTACCAGGTCCTGGAGAGAGACTCTCTGTTGGGCACTACTGAGGATCTGAGGCCCCAGAGTTGCCCTGATACCCAAACTATCCCAGATATGTTGGAGCCAGGCAGAGCCAGAAGCATCAACCAAG agtgCCATATGTGTGACTGTGCTCCGTCCCAGCCCATGCCTGATATGATTGTCAGCACAAACAAAAATGACGCGCTTCTCATCGAGCCAG GTCAGTGTGGGACTGGCTGTGAGTCCACAGGCTGTCTACTGGCCCAGGAGGAGCAGCAGAGGcagctagcagacagacaggtggccCGCCACGTGCTCCTATGCCTACTACTGACCGTCAGCCTATTAGCT AACCTGTCCAGCTGCCTGTGGTGGCTGTTTAATCGAGTTCCTGGGAGACTCTACTTAGAGCTGCAGTTCTTCTGTGCTGTGGTCAACTATGGACAG GGCTTCATCTCATTTGGGATTTTTGGTCTGGACAAACATCTGATAATACTGCCATTTAAAAAGAG GATGTCCAGTCTGTGGCATAGTATGAAACCAGAGGAGCAGCCTCAACTGGTTGTGTCTGACGACATCATGATGACCTGCACTCAATTCACCAAATACCACAAAGAGCAGTGTGTCCGGGACATTGTCCAGAAGAAGAG